A single Calypte anna isolate BGI_N300 chromosome 24, bCalAnn1_v1.p, whole genome shotgun sequence DNA region contains:
- the TMPRSS4 gene encoding transmembrane protease serine 4: MAMDLALERLNGRGPSRRHKPTMAQESFKRIGIPVLAGLLCIAFLVTIGFLVKVYLDSHYFFCSQPLKLVPLQQLCDGQADCLHGEDEANCPQWVLEGPPAHARVSKDRSILQVLNRNTRAWSCVCHDHFNLELAKAACQQMGYQSTPVFQEVEVGAEQPLPPREVVLSNGSLQVLEPGRKCLSGRAVSLFCSKDCGESTRTARVLGGSPAAIESWPWQVSLQYKREHICAGSIIDPRWVLTAAHCFKNNPVVQSWRVKAGSNLLSGTATLDVEKIFLAEVTPSSPRENDIALVKLQTPLRVSANSKPICLPYFDEELVPRTPLWVIGWGYTEEHGKLSETLQQAKVELIDQESCNLAAYHGEVTSKMLCAGLPQGGVDTCQGDSGGPLMYSGERWQVVGIVSWGQGCGTPSTPGVYTSVRAYLNWISTVRRSEL, from the exons ATGGCCATG GATTTAGCCTTGGAGCGGCTGAATGGCAGAG GTCCCAGCAGAAGACACAAACCCACCATGGCACAGGAGTCCTTCAAGCGGATCGGCATCCCCGTCctggcagggctgctctgcatCGCCTTCCTGGTTACCATCGGGTTCTTGG TCAAGGTTTACCTGGATTCCCACTACTTCTTCTGCAGTCAGCCCCTGAAGCTGGTgccactgcagcagctgtgtgaCGGGCAGGCAGACTGCCTGCATGGTGAGGATGAAGCCAACTGTCCCCAGTGGGTCCTTGAAGGGCCACCAGCCCATG CCCGTGTTTCCAAAGACAgatccatcctgcaggtgcttaACAGAAACACCAGAGCCTGGTCCTGTGTCTGCCACGACCACTTCAACCTGGAGCTGGCAAAAGCAGCCTGCCAGCAAATGGGCTACCAGAG CACTCCCGTTTTCCAGGAGGTGGAGGTGggtgcagagcagcccctgcctcCCCGTGAGGTCGTGCTGAGCAATGGCAGCCTCCAGGTGCTGGAGCCAGGCAG GAAATGCCTCTCTGGACGGGCTGTTTCACTCTTTTGTTCCA AAGACTGTGGGGAGAGCACCAGGACAGCTCGTGTGCTGGGGGGGAGCCCAGCTGCCATCGAGTCCTGGCCCTGGCAGGTCAGCTTGCAGTACAAGAGGGAGCACATCTGTGCTGGTAGCATCATCGACCCCAGATGGGTCCTGACAGCAGCCCACTGCTTCAA GAACAACCCAGTGGTTCAGAGCTGGCGTGTGAAGGcgggctccaacctcctctcaggcaCTGCCACCCTGGATGTGGAGAAAATCTTCCTGGCTGAGGTGACACCCTCATCTCCCAGGGAAAATGACATTGCCCTGGTGAAGCTGCAGACCCCCCTGCGTGTCTCAG CCAACAGCAAGCCCATCTGTCTGCCCTACTTCGACGAGGAGCTGGTGCCCAGAACACCCCTGTGGGTGATTGGCTGGGGCTACACGGAGGAGCACG GCAAGCTGTCAGAGACCCTGCAGCAGGCAAAGGTGGAACTCATCGACCAGGAGAGCTGCAACCTGGCTGCCTACCACGGGGAGGTCACCTCCAAGATGCTGTGTGCTGGTCTGCCACAAGGAGGGGTGGACACCTGCCAG GGGGACAGCGGTGGGCCCCTCATGTACTCGGGGGAGCGCTGGCAGGTGGTGGGCATCGTCAGCTGGGGCCAGGGCTGCGGGACCCCCAGCACACCCGGTGTCTACACCAGTGTCCGTGCCTACCTTAACTGGATCTCCACCGTCCGCAGG tcGGAGCTCTGA
- the TMPRSS13 gene encoding transmembrane protease serine 13 isoform X2, protein MFKAPCMSQRRLALIFCVSVLIVLLVALILLFMFWRSQTGIVYKEPAESCKDSPVRCDGIVDCSLRSDELGCVRFTSNESLLHVFSSTESQWLPVCSSAWDDNFSRKTCRQLGFQNASQTEYVPLRFPGKSLTVIEERDTIQQSLNSSLCLTGKYVSLRCTSCGQRISGRIIGGKETSVSKWPWQVSVQYGPIHICGGTIIDAQWVLTAAHCFFMNSMKILDDWKVYSGVSDLKQPMEGVAVSQVIINSNYSDDHDDYDIALMKLSRPLTLSAQVRPACLPMHGQRFQTGRSCFITGFGKTRENEDNTSPKLREAEVKLIDYKICNSDKVYEGYLTPRMMCAGYLQGGKDACQGDSGGPLVCEDNGRWYVAGVTSWGTGCGQRNKPGVYTRVTKLLSWIYSKMESEND, encoded by the exons ATGTTCAAAGCTCCCTGCATGAGCCAGCGGCGGCTTGCGCTCATCTTCTGCGTCTCTGTCCTCATCGTGCTGCTCGTCGCCCTCATCCTGCTGT TTATGTTCTGGAGGTCACAGACTGGCATCGTGTACAAGGAGCCTGCTGAGAGCTGCAAGGACAGCCCCGTGCGCTGCGACGGCATCGTCGACTGCTCCCTGAGGAGTGACGAGCTGGGCTGTG TGCGCTTCACGTCCAACGAGTCCCTGCTGCACGTCTTCTCCAGCACCGAGAGCCAGTGGCTGCCCGtctgcagcagtgcctgggatGATAACTTCTCCAGGAAgacctgcaggcagctggggttCCAGAA TGCATCACAGACTGAGTACGTTCCCTTGCGCTTCCCGGGCAAGAGCCTCACCGTGATTGAGGAGCGAGACACCATCCAGCAGAGCCTCAACAG CTCACTGTGTCTCACAGGAAAATACGTCTCCCTCCGATGCACCA GCTGTGGGCAGCGGATTTCTGGCCGGATCATTGGAGGGAAGGAAACCTCAGTGAGCAAATGGCCCTGGCAAGTCAGCGTGCAGTACGGGCCCATCCACATCTGCGGCGGCACCATCATCGATGCTCAGTGGGTCCTCACGGCAGCTCACTGCTTCTTCAT GAACAGCATGAAGATCCTCGATGATTGGAAGGTGTACAGTGGGGTCTCGGATCTGAAGCAGCCCATGGAGGGTGTCGCCGTCTCCCAAGTCATCATCAACTCCAACTACAGTGATGATCACGATGACTATGACATTGCTCTCATGAAGCTCTCCAGGCCACTGACACTCTCAG CCCAGGTTCGCCCAGCCTGCCTCCCCATGCACGGCCAGCGATTCCAGACCGGCAGGTCCTGCTTCATCACTGGCTTTGGGAAGACCCGGGAGAACGAAG ATAACACATCCCCAAAGCTGCGGGAGGCTGAGGTAAAGCTGATTGACTACAAGATCTGCAACAGTGACAAGGTGTACGAGGGCTACCTCACCCCACGGATGATGTGTGCTGGGtacctgcagggagggaaggatgcaTGCCAG GGTGACAGCGGAGGGCCCTTGGTCTGCGAGGACAACGGCCGCTGGTATGTGGCTGGGGTGACGAGCTGGGGGACAGGATGTGGCCAGAGGAACAAGCCCGGCGTTTACACACGTGTGACAAAGCTCCTCAGCTGGATATACAGCAAGATGGAG AGTGAGAATGACTAA
- the IL10RA gene encoding interleukin-10 receptor subunit alpha — MVPHAAALALCLALLLAWMADGEKLGSPRHVRFAAEIGHHLLCWEPGHNSPSNVQYEVEHRVYGTNSSWTAIPSCTKISELFCDLTYYTLAPALRYYARVRAVSGNQTSPWQRTNSFSPQEAILRLWGQSLSVMGNTIHVKLQLLLRAGNITLKYDDVQKHARRYRVYVRRAQDNRTYQVMETNTEFNISNLFWGTEYCISVEPEVVSRPARTTRTPEQCLTTRQREGSAELLLSILTSFIPLLILALLGALLACTYIKKPVRTPSVLKSFIKQSSFWVEQEAAQSWGSPDSDPVQQLFLCQKEPQQDSSPSTAQLPLEKGWRLPAWPEDCLCSTVESGDSSCASTDSGICLHTSEPSCSVGHKPQGYKQELPTGDDSGMGLGTTCPCPPCPSSSMELSLSSPLPQAVEFRGYLQQSQGKVESQQDPSKTASSLSCPGTMDIMLGTECSELAVSKGYLKQSSPEHLCSHRLDLAPWGALSWGALGAPLASKASPELLKAPLDLSIFSTDLLGMLPLEWLQLQTQPLSLPSGDSKDSHL; from the exons ATGGTCCCCCACGCCGCAGCCCTGGCCCtgtgcctggctctgctcctcgCCTGGATGGCCGATG GTGAGAAGCTGGGGAGCCCCAGGCATGTGCGTTTTGCTGCAGAGATTGGACATcacctgctgtgctgggagcccGGACACAACAGCCCCAGCAATGTCCAGTATGAAGTGGAGCACAGAGT ctATGGCACAAATTCCTCTTGGACAGCCATCCCAAGCTGCACAAAGATCTCAGAGCTCTTCTGCGACCTCACATACTACACCCTGGCTCCTGCACTGCGCTACTATGCACGGGTCAGGGCTGTGTCTGGAAACCAAACGTCCCCGTGGCAAAGGACCAACTCTTTCTCCCCACAAGAAG CCATCCTGCGTCTGTGGGGCCAGAGCCTCTCTGTGATGGGCAACACCATCCACgtgaagctgcagctgctcctcagggcAGGGAACATCACCTTGAAATACGACGATGTGCAGAAGCACGCCAGGAGGTACCGGGTGTACGTCAGGAGGGCGCAGGACAACCGGACG TACCAAGTGATGGAGACCAACACAGAGTTCAACATCAGCAACCTCTTCTGGGGCACAGAGTATTGCATCAGTGTGGAGCCCGAGGTGGTCAGCCGGCCTGCCCGCACCACACGCACCCCTGAGCAGTGCCTCACCACCAGACAGAGAGAGG GGAGTGCAGAGCTTCTGCTGAGCATCCTCACCTCCTTCATCCCCCTGCTGATCTTGGCCCtcctgggagctctgctggcaTGCACTTACATCAAGAAACCCGTCAGGACGCCATCTGTCCTG aAATCCTTCATCAAGCAGAGCTCCTTCTGggtggagcaggaggcagcccaGTCCTGGGGCAGCCCAGACTCAGACCCTGTCCAGCAGCTGTTCCTGTGCCAGAAGGAGCCCCAGCAggacagcagccccagcacagcccagctgcccCTGGAGAAGGGCTGGAGGCTCCCAGCATGGCCTGAGGACTGCCTGTGCTCCACTGTGGAGAGTGGGGacagcagctgtgccagcacagACAGTGGCATTTGCCTGCACACCTCTGAGCCGAGCTGCTCCGTGGGCCACAAGCCCCAGGGCTACAAGCAGGAGCTGCCCACTGGTGATGACAGTGGCATGGGCTTGGGGACCACCTGCCCGTGCCCCCCGTGCCCCTCCAGCAGCATGgagctcagcctctcctcccctctcccacaAGCTGTGGAGTTCCGTGGGTACCTGCAGCAGTCCCAGGGCAAGGTGGAGTCCCAGCAGGACCCATCCAAGACAGCGTCCTCCTTGAGCTGCCCAGGCACCATGGACATcatgctgggcacagagtgctCTGAGCTGGCTGTGTCCAAAGGGTATTTGAAGCAGTCCTCTCCTGAGCATCTCTGCAGCCACAGACTGGACCTTGCTCCTTGGGGGGCTCTGAgctggggggctctgggtgCTCCCTTAGCCTCTAAAGCCAGCCCTGAGCTCCTGAAAGCTCCCCTCGATCTGAGCATCTTCAGTACTGAcctcctggggatgctgcccCTCGAGTGGCTCCAGCTGCAAACCCAGCCCCTGAGCCTGCCCAGTGGGGACAGCAAGGACAGCCACCTCTGA
- the TMPRSS13 gene encoding transmembrane protease serine 13 isoform X1, which yields MDGKTSPATASPSSIPPSLHASTASSIFGIRPPQPQENVLGVSFKPYSPDSSPASAACTTCESTRSSMFKAPCMSQRRLALIFCVSVLIVLLVALILLFMFWRSQTGIVYKEPAESCKDSPVRCDGIVDCSLRSDELGCVRFTSNESLLHVFSSTESQWLPVCSSAWDDNFSRKTCRQLGFQNASQTEYVPLRFPGKSLTVIEERDTIQQSLNSSLCLTGKYVSLRCTSCGQRISGRIIGGKETSVSKWPWQVSVQYGPIHICGGTIIDAQWVLTAAHCFFMNSMKILDDWKVYSGVSDLKQPMEGVAVSQVIINSNYSDDHDDYDIALMKLSRPLTLSAQVRPACLPMHGQRFQTGRSCFITGFGKTRENEDNTSPKLREAEVKLIDYKICNSDKVYEGYLTPRMMCAGYLQGGKDACQGDSGGPLVCEDNGRWYVAGVTSWGTGCGQRNKPGVYTRVTKLLSWIYSKMESEND from the exons ATGGACGGCAAAACCTCTCCG GCCACGGCGTCACCCAGCAGTATCCCTCCCAGCCTCCATGCCTCCACGGCCAGCAGCATCTTTGGTATCCGACCTCCCCAGCCTCAAGAAAACGTCCTCGGCGTCAGCTTCAAGCCCTACAGCCCGGATTCCAGCCCAGCCTCGGCTGCCTGCACGACCTGTGAGAGCACAC gATCCTCCATGTTCAAAGCTCCCTGCATGAGCCAGCGGCGGCTTGCGCTCATCTTCTGCGTCTCTGTCCTCATCGTGCTGCTCGTCGCCCTCATCCTGCTGT TTATGTTCTGGAGGTCACAGACTGGCATCGTGTACAAGGAGCCTGCTGAGAGCTGCAAGGACAGCCCCGTGCGCTGCGACGGCATCGTCGACTGCTCCCTGAGGAGTGACGAGCTGGGCTGTG TGCGCTTCACGTCCAACGAGTCCCTGCTGCACGTCTTCTCCAGCACCGAGAGCCAGTGGCTGCCCGtctgcagcagtgcctgggatGATAACTTCTCCAGGAAgacctgcaggcagctggggttCCAGAA TGCATCACAGACTGAGTACGTTCCCTTGCGCTTCCCGGGCAAGAGCCTCACCGTGATTGAGGAGCGAGACACCATCCAGCAGAGCCTCAACAG CTCACTGTGTCTCACAGGAAAATACGTCTCCCTCCGATGCACCA GCTGTGGGCAGCGGATTTCTGGCCGGATCATTGGAGGGAAGGAAACCTCAGTGAGCAAATGGCCCTGGCAAGTCAGCGTGCAGTACGGGCCCATCCACATCTGCGGCGGCACCATCATCGATGCTCAGTGGGTCCTCACGGCAGCTCACTGCTTCTTCAT GAACAGCATGAAGATCCTCGATGATTGGAAGGTGTACAGTGGGGTCTCGGATCTGAAGCAGCCCATGGAGGGTGTCGCCGTCTCCCAAGTCATCATCAACTCCAACTACAGTGATGATCACGATGACTATGACATTGCTCTCATGAAGCTCTCCAGGCCACTGACACTCTCAG CCCAGGTTCGCCCAGCCTGCCTCCCCATGCACGGCCAGCGATTCCAGACCGGCAGGTCCTGCTTCATCACTGGCTTTGGGAAGACCCGGGAGAACGAAG ATAACACATCCCCAAAGCTGCGGGAGGCTGAGGTAAAGCTGATTGACTACAAGATCTGCAACAGTGACAAGGTGTACGAGGGCTACCTCACCCCACGGATGATGTGTGCTGGGtacctgcagggagggaaggatgcaTGCCAG GGTGACAGCGGAGGGCCCTTGGTCTGCGAGGACAACGGCCGCTGGTATGTGGCTGGGGTGACGAGCTGGGGGACAGGATGTGGCCAGAGGAACAAGCCCGGCGTTTACACACGTGTGACAAAGCTCCTCAGCTGGATATACAGCAAGATGGAG AGTGAGAATGACTAA